In Octopus bimaculoides isolate UCB-OBI-ISO-001 chromosome 26, ASM119413v2, whole genome shotgun sequence, the DNA window cccatgtatatatgtattgtggtGAAAGTGGTGGGgctggatgtgtgtatatgtgtgtgtggactcgCTTGTTTTATTGACAAACGGGGTTTCAGCAAGACAGAAAATGACCATCACCTCACGGCTACCAGTGTGTAAGGTCAAAGGTGAAGACTTCCGTTAGCATCCTCTGCCTCACCCCGTTGCGTCTTTCCCTGTCGCCACTGGTTTTATCAAGAAAGTTTGTTGGTGCTGGTGTCTCGGTCTACTGAACACTCTTCATGATGGTCATTTATTCTGGTGGGTCTGGTTTATGCACAGCCAGTTCTACTCCCTTGTTCATTCAAACTTGTATTGATTTAGTGCCATAAGTATCACAAGCCCAGCAGTTAACAGGAGCATGGAGTTATCTGCTCTTAGATGAGCAGCTAAAGAGATGAAggaagtgtatgtatgttatcatcatcatcatcattattgtttaaagtCTTGGCATGGCTTtaacagtttgactggggactggcaagccaggaggccacaccaggctcagATCTGATCTGGAAAGGTTTCTACAGcgggatgccctccctaacgccaaccactcggagagtatAGTGAGtggcttttatgtgccaccggcacgggagccattcaggtggcactggcattggccatgtttggatggtgctttttacgtgctaccagcacggggAACCAGTCAAGCTGTACTGGCAacgacccatgcatgaatggtgcttattgcatgccaccagcatgggagccagtcaggctgtgtgtatacttatataatatacagagagagagagagagaaggggagtatAATTTGTGCAGTTGAATGTATGACTGCTACTATTAAGTTTAGAACTCCATATAGATTATCATGCTGCTGTCTGCTCCCAGTTTAGTGGGTTGGTCACTGTTATGCTTAGTACTATCACTAGTTGCGATATACAGAGCAAATTTAAGagaaattacaataaacacaagcttttatatatatgatatatatatatatatatatataagcaatgttaattctctaaatgaaNNNNNNNNNNNNNNNNNNNNNNNNNNNNNNNNNNNNNNNNNNNNNNNNNNNNNNNNNNNNNNNNNNNNNNNNNNNNNNNNNNNNNNNNNNNNNNNNNNNNatacatatatatatatacatatatatatatatacatatatatatatatcatccagtgttttagatccaggttttgtccccgttaacgggggtggctggatctacctcaatgccatagcaactgaggcagGCAGAtatgcagcccaccccaacctttgggctggctggtgcccattctcccttGCCATCacgaggcttttttggagctggattttctatggggagcatgcccttgcttaccccccaacctcagtttcaaGACGAATGGTCCCGAGACCAAgtcctctaccatgatttttaagaaatgtggtggaaaactagctcaggaaggccgAGACACTACTACTTGAGACCCCTTTCGGAGTccctctatatgtgtatgtatatatatatatatatatatatatatatatNNNNNNNNNNNNNNNNNNNNNNNNNNNNNNNNNNNNNNNNNNNNNNNNNNNNNNNNNNNNNNNNNNNNNNNNNNNNNNNNNNNNNNNNNNNNNNNNNNNNNNNNNNNNNNNNNNNNNNNNNNNNNNNNNNNNNNNNNNNNNNNNNNNNNNNNNNNNNNNNNNNNNNNNNNNNNNNNNNNNNNNNNNNNNNNNNNNNNNNNNNNNNNNNNNNNNNNNNNNNNNNNNNNNNNNNNNNNNNNNNNNNNNNNNNNNNNNNNNNNNNNNNNNNNNNNNNNNNNNNNNNNNNNNNNNNNNNNNNNNNNNNNNNNNNNNNNNNNNNNNNNNNNNNNNNNNNNNNNNNNNNNNNNNNNNNNNNNNNNNNNNNNNNNNNNNNNNtttgtgagtggatttggtagacggaaactgaaagaagcctgtcgtatatatgtatatatatatatatgtatgtgtgtgtgtgtgtatgtttgtgtgtctgtgtttgtccccccaacatcgcttgacaaccgatgctggtgtgtttacgtccctgtgatctagcggttcggcaaaagagaccaatagaataagtactaggcttacaaagaataagtcctggggtcgatttgctcgactaaaggcagtgctccagcatggccacagtcaaaagactgaaacaagtaaaagagtaaaagtgagtaAAGAGTAATAAACTAATTTTAAAGATGTGTAATTCTACattcttctttgtgtgtgtgtgtgtgtgcatggtctagtggttagagtgctgtGCTCTTAAGTGAAGCATTTCATGTCACGTTGCCCTGGGATCGCTTTGACACCGGAGgtgtggcacactgtgcaccttAACAAGCAATGTGGACCTGATGAAAGGAACAAggtaatgtacagcacaaacattggATCACAATAAACAAACTCATATGTTATCATCAACAGAAGATgacttattttgtgtgtgtgtgtgtgtgtgtgtgtgtgtgtggtcacccAACCCTACAGCTTCCACAACCcgtgttggtttgttgacatccctataacttagtgatttggcaaaagagacagatagaatcagcagcagattttgaaaaaaaaaaaaatcataagtaCTAGGGGCAGTTTGTTCATCTAAAACCCTTCGAGACTGTGCtcctagcatggtcacagtccaacaACTAAAATGAGTAAAggagaaaagattaaaaacacAGAGTTTGTATTGTTTCAAGCATTCGTAAGTAGGGTCACCGTCTGCTGTGAAATACTGGCTTAGCAATGGTTGTAGCCTACAAGTTGGTTCTTCAGTGGAAGATGCGAATGGATCAATCCCTGAAAGAGTTGTTAAGGCGGGTGGAGGTAATAAAATCCATTTGTGGTTCCATATTGATGAAGAACGACTGTAATTGTTCTGAACCATCCAGACAACATCGGTCAGTGATGAAACAGAATTGAGTGTACCATCACCAACCTGTTCACTGTCTCTTGAATAACAAGATGCCACAGAATGTAACAGTGTTGATCAAACACGTGTGTTCACCAACACTGACCTGTTCATCTTGTGATTAACAGGGTACCAAAGACTAACTGTTGATCAATCACAATCATGTTCATCAACCTGTTCATCTTGTCATGAACATCAAAACACCACAGAATGTAACTGAATGTTCATCAAATAGTTGTGTTCACCAACACAGGGTACCATAGAATGTAACAATATTGATCAAACACCAACTTGTTCACCATCTCATNNNNNNNNNNNNNNNNNNNNNNNNNNNNNNNNNNNNNNNNNNNNNNNNNNNNNNNNNNNNNNNNNNNNNNNNNNNNNNNNNNNNNNNNNNCACCACAGAATGTAACTGAATGTTCATCAAATAGTTGTGTTCACCAACACAGGGTACCATAGAATGTAACAATATTGATCAAACACCAACTTGTTCACCATCTCATGAACATCAAGATACCACAGAATGTAGACCAAACACCACCCTGTTCATTATCGCATGTCTCTACACTTCTTCAGGTGGGGTGGATTTATTTTCTGAACAATCAAACAGTAATCCCCAAGGTATTAAATCTACCCAAGATGAACTGCAGGAAggtaaacacaagaaaaaaaactacatcaCCATTATCAATCATCATGCTAACATCCAATTTTTCTTGCTGTCATGGGTTAGAGGAAATTGCGATGaataaaaagcattaaaaaaaaaagacaaagcaaaagaaaaagaaaagaaataatactaataataattattacaatgaaaacaaacagaCATTTGGTagatccattattattattattttttcatatctcACCTCAGAATTGCTTGTGCTTCCATTGGCAACACTGCAGGACAGTGAAGTATGAACTTGGCTGGGCGTTAATGTCGTAGACACTAGAGGAGTACTAAATGTGGCCGCTTGCTTCGTTGCAAACTGGTTACCAGCATTTCCTGGGTATAATACTGTTGGTGCTGCAGTGCCTCCAGAATTGAGGTTAGCTTGAGTTGTATACCAGGGTAGCTTCTGAAGATGTTGAGGGACTATGCCCCAGCCTAGGGGAACACAAGACATAACACTGCTTTTCAAAGTGAGGTCCGTTTTGAGTAGATTGGGGGGGGAGGGGAACTTTCGGTGGGGTTGTTTCTTTTTGGTCCTTTTGTTTAACCGTTCAGCATTTAAATTAGCCATGTATCAGACCCAAATATTTCTACGTGTCTTATATTTAAACTGTCCAGGTCTAGCCTCTCATGCCTCTCCCAcctcccctacaatgtcattcttaaaacaatcacatcatcaaaatcttgaaactatgagaatgcatgattaattcaaaacaaatgtggataaataaggattacatttgaaagagagtaatctgaatgctaaagagagagagagtaaattcaAGGATTAAAAGAAATGGAGTGAGGAATTTACAACCTTTGACATGGGATGAAATTGAATGAGAGGAAGCAAAATTTAGAAGAACTGTTAGTTGTATTCTTGATAATTCTTGCTactataggaaaaaaaaaaaaactagaaattttgagaggagggggcttatcaatcacatcaacccatgtattttatcaaccctgaaaagatgaaaggtaagttAGTTAATTTTAATGGcttctgaactcagaacataaaaaaaaaaaagacagaaatgcCACCATGCTTGATGAGAttaactccaaaatgatgaaaggaaaagttgaccttggtaacCTTTCAATAGAGCAAgaggaaatgctgcaaagcattttatctggtgttgggagcaattctgccagcttgtcaccttaactGTATCCTTAgcccttttcataccaacctacctgaaaccgcctctggttctgtaatacaaatgtcttgcttaCAAAagctctgaattaaaatcttccaccaaaccttagtcacaaataatgttcctaacactagcttaatgataactaaatttattttactaaattctttgttatatttaaaattaattgaaagtaacACAGAGAATCTTaagataaatacagtaatgaaagggttaaaatatataatagaaacacaattcttaacccttttgataccaacctgactGAAACAACCTTTGGCTCTCTAGAACAAATATCtcgttttcataagttttgaattaaaatcttccaccaaaccttagtcacaatttatgttcctaacactagcttaatgataaagaagttgttttgttaaattctttgttatatttaaaattaattgaaagaaacacaaagcatctcaacagaaatacggtaatgaaggggttaataaataaacatactatTGGTGTGTTGGTGCtgtggtggttttgatggtgtGGCTGTAACTACAGTAGTtcaatagtggtagtagtggctataatagtagttgtagtggtacaTTCTGAGTGCAGTGGTGCAAGGGCTGCAGCATCGCAATAGCGGGGCTGTTGCGGTCATTAACAAGTGACTATATCTAagaaatacacacaacacaatctGCCTTGTCTGCATGGAATATCTAAGGGATACACTCAACACATTTTGACCGTCGAATGACGGATAGCCAAAGGTCAAGCAAAGGACGAAATCAACCAAGCATGgaaagaaacatatatttattcatttagatcagtggttctcaaccatttgttacctatagacccctttggtTTCTCCTCTCCTGGACCCTTATAATCATtcgatggttaaaaaaaaataaaataaaatattaggagttgtatgaaatatcaaatattaattaggaattgttaaaatattttatcgatcgcagaagtataaccaatttattgcagataaattttagcaaTAAAATTCTGATATGGGACCCCGCCAAGAgtcatgtggaccctggttgaggaCCACTGATTTAGGGGGCTGACTGTAAatgacatatttataaatatagacaaCACACTATAACCAAACTGCATAAAATGTTCATTCTGGCAAGATGTAATGTAAAGGcttgtggccaagtggttaggatgttgcgcTTGTGATTGCAAGATCATAGCTTCAATTCCTgcactgggtggtgcattgttcTCTTGtccaaaacacttcgtttcatgtGACTCCTCCAGTCCACTTGGTTGTAAATGGATAATCCTAGCATGGATGGAGTCCTGTGTCAGGAAAGTGTTGTGATATCCCTTATACATCAAGGAAACTAGGTAATTAACTAATGAGTCCCTAGGAATTGAGACAGCAATGCccagaggttgatgatgatgatgataaatatacaaTGTTCATCCATTTAATAACTTGtcgaaccaagtgaaatcatagtcgtggccgatgccagtgtcacgtaactggtacccgtgctggtggcatgtaaaaaggcacccattacactcttggagtggttggcattaggaagggcatccagccataaaaaccatgccaaatcagactggaacctggtgcagccccctcagcttaccagttccagtcaaactgtccaacccatgccagcatggaaagcggatgttaagaagtgatgatgataatgaacatgTGATGGGATTATTTTGCCAAGATCA includes these proteins:
- the LOC106880503 gene encoding uncharacterized protein LOC106880503, whose amino-acid sequence is MMVPYQLMPPQAAPPGIMPATHLGQIPQQFSSPNSAFSPVVPRGPAPGWGIVPQHLQKLPWYTTQANLNSGGTAAPTVLYPGNAGNQFATKQAATFSTPLVSTTLTPSQVHTSLSCSVANGSTSNSEVRYEKIIIIMDLPNVCLFSL